One Cucurbita pepo subsp. pepo cultivar mu-cu-16 chromosome LG07, ASM280686v2, whole genome shotgun sequence genomic region harbors:
- the LOC111799285 gene encoding catalase isozyme 3 encodes MDPYKYRPSSAYNTPFCTTNSGAPIWNNTAVMSVGERGPILLEDYQLIEKIATFTRERIPERVVHARGASAKGFFEVTHDISDLTCADFLRAPGVQTPVIVRFSTVIHERGSPETLRDPRGFAVKFYTREGNFDLVGNNFPVFFVRDAMQFPDVIRAFKPNPKSHLQEPWRYLDFCSYHPESLLSFAWFYDDVGIPINYRHMEGFGVQAYSLINKSGKARLVKFHWKPTCGVKSMMEEEAIRIGGTNHSHATQDLYESIAAGNFPEWRLYIQTIDYEDQNKYDFEPLDTTITWPEDVVPLQPVGRLVLNKNIDNFFAENEMLAFSMSLVPGIHYSDDKMLQARSFAYADTQRHRLGPNYLQLPVNAPKCPHHNNHHEGFMNFMHRDEEVNYFPSRYDPCRHAEKFPMPPNVLTGKRERCVIPKENNNFKQAGDRYRSWAPDRQDRFVKRFVEALSDPRVTHEVRNIWISYWSQADRSLGQKIASRLNVRPNI; translated from the exons ATGGATCCTTACAAG TACCGCCCCTCAAGTGCGTACAACACGCCCTTTTGCACCACCAACTCCGGTGCACCAATATGGAACAACACCGCCGTCATGTCGGTCGGAGAACGAGGTCCCATTCTTTTGGAAGACTACCAACTCATTGAAAAAATCGCAACCTTCACACGCGAGCGTATCCCGGAGCGTGTAGTCCATGCAAGAGGAGCCAGTGCCAAAGGATTCTTCGAAGTAACCCACGACATTTCCGACCTCACTTGCGCCGACTTCCTTCGCGCCCCCGGAGTCCAAACTCCAGTCATCGTCCGATTCTCCACCGTCATCCACGAACGCGGTAGCCCCGAGACTCTCCGCGATCCTCGTGGCTTTGCCGTCAAATTCTACACACGAGAAGGCAACTTCGATTTAGTCGGTAACAACTTCCCGGTCTTCTTCGTCCGCGACGCCATGCAATTCCCTGACGTCATCCGCGCATTCAAACCAAACCCTAAATCCCATCTCCAAGAACCATGGAGATACCTGGATTTCTGTTCTTACCACCCCGAAAGCCTATTGTCGTTCGCTTGGTTTTACGACGACGTCGGCATCCCGATCAACTACCGCCACATGGAGGGCTTCGGCGTGCAAGCCTACTCCTTAATCAACAAATCTGGCAAAGCCCGGCTCGTGAAATTCCATTGGAAACCCACTTGTGGGGTTAAAAGCATGATGGAAGAGGAAGCCATTAGAATTGGTGGGACGAACCACAGCCATGCCACTCAAGATCTATACGAGTCAATAGCCGCCGGGAACTTCCCGGAGTGGAGGCTCTACATTCAAACCATTGATTACGAGGATCAGAATAAGTATGATTTTGAGCCGTTGGATACGACGATCACTTGGCCGGAGGATGTGGTGCCGTTGCAGCCGGTGGGGCGGTTGGTGTTGAACAAGAACATAGACAATTTCTTTGCAGAGAATGAGATGTTGGCGTTTTCCATGTCGTTGGTGCCTGGGATTCATTACTCCGATGATAAGATGTTGCAAGCTAGGAGCTTTGCTTATGCTGATACTCAAAGGCATCGCCTTGGCCCTAATTACCTTCAGCTTCCGGTCAATGCTCCCAAGTGTCCGCATCATAATAACCATCATGAGGGGTTTATGAACTTCATGCATAGAGATGAAGAG GTGAATTACTTTCCTTCTAGATATGATCCTTGCCGGCATGCTGAGAAGTTTCCGATGCCGCCCAATGTGTTGACcggaaaaagagaaagg TGTGTGATTCCAAAGGAGAATAACAACTTCAAGCAAGCTGGGGATAGATATCGATCATGGGCACCGGACAG GCAAGATCGGTTTGTGAAGCGGTTTGTGGAAGCGTTGTCAGATCCCCGCGTGACGCACGAAGTTCGCAACATATGGATCTCTTATTGGTCTCAG GCTGATAGGTCTCTGGGGCAGAAGATAGCGTCTCGACTGAACGTGAGGCCGAACAtctaa
- the LOC111799286 gene encoding probable serine/threonine-protein kinase PIX13, whose translation MGNLCGTPVDTHTPPPTKPSSPVSSQRHASTTPRNLKVYTLSELKTATRNFRPDTMLGEGGFGRVFKGWVDETTYAPSKVGVGIPVAVKKSNPDSSQGLREWKAEVDFLGKFSHPNVVKLIGYCWEEKQFLLVYEHMSRGSLENHLFRKGVEPLSWETRMKIATGAARGLTFLHTSEKSVIYRDFKASNILLDGDFHAKLSDFGLAKFGPSNGDTHVSTNPVGTYGYAAPEYIATGHLYIKSDVYGFGVVLLELLTGLRAVDPNRPSRSHNLVEWAEPSLAHKKKIKKLMDPRLGDDYSPKGAWALAELILKCLEQNPRNRPSMEQVLEILEKVSILKDRPKEPKSRARTPTRY comes from the exons ATGGGCAACCTCTGCGGCACTCCCGTCGACACCCACACCCCGCCGCCCACCAAGCCCTCCTCCCCAGTCTCCTCCCAACGCCACGCCTCCACCACGCCCCGGAATCTCAAAGTCTACACCTTGTCGGAGTTGAAGACGGCCACCAGGAATTTCCGGCCCGACACCATGCTGGGTGAGGGCGGATTTGGGAGAGTCTTCAAAGGCTGGGTCGATGAGACAACCTACGCGCCGTCCAAGGTCGGCGTCGGAATTCCTGTCGCCGTGAAAAAGTCAAACCCCGACAGCTCTCAGGGTCTTCGCGAATGGAAG GCGGAAGTGGATTTTCTGGGGAAATTTAGCCATCCAAATGTGGTGAAATTGATCGGATATTGCTGGGAAGAGAAGCAATTTCTTCTTGTTTATGAACACATGTCGAGAGGAAGCTTGGAAAATCACTTATTTCGAA aaGGTGTAGAGCCACTTTCATGGGAAACAAGGATGAAAATAGCCACAGGGGCGGCGCGTGGTTTAACGTTCCTCCACACGTCGGAGAAGAGCGTGATTTACCGCGACTTCAAGGCGTCGAATATTCTTCTGGATGGG gatTTCCACGCAAAGCTGTCAGATTTTGGGCTTGCAAAATTCGGCCCATCTAATGGAGACACCCACGTCAGCACAAATCCAGTTGGCACTTATGGTTACGCTGCACCCGAGTACATTGCAACTG gACATTTGTACATAAAGAGTGACGTGTATGGGTTTGGTGTGGTGCTGCTTGAACTTCTAACTGGGCTGCGAGCAGTGGACCCAAACCGGCCCAGTCGGTCTCACAACTTGGTGGAGTGGGCCGAGCCGTCACTGGCCcacaagaagaagataaagaaGCTAATGGACCCAAGGCTTGGGGACGACTACTCGCCCAAAGGAGCCTGGGCCTTAGCCGAActcattttgaaatgtttggaGCAGAACCCTAGAAACCGGCCCTCCATGGAACAGGTGTTGGAGATTCTGGAGAAAGTCAGTATCCTTAAAGATAGGCCCAAGGAGCCCAAATCAAGGGCTAGGACGCCCACCCGTTATTAG
- the LOC111797998 gene encoding probable serine/threonine-protein kinase PBL21, with product MSCFCCISSHTKDGNRVEIDNGVEFESLRFGEGCSKGSGGVRSFKFRELAAATRGFKEVDLLGEGGFGRVYKGRLETGQIVAVKQLNRDGRQGFQEFLVEVLMLSLLHHPNLVTLIGYCSDGDERLLVYEFMPMGSLDDHLFDLGSDKEPLSWNTRIKIAIGAARGLEYLHCEANPPVIYRDLKSANILLDNYFNPKLSDFGLAKLGPVGDNTHVSTRVMGTHGYCAPEYAMSGKLTLKSDIYSLGVVLLELITGRKAIDTTRRTGEQSLVSWSHPFLKDRRKFGQLVDPLLEGRFPLRCLQQAVAVTALCLQEQPSFRPHIGEIIVALEYLASRTYLQELHIGRTRHSSLQPSLPQQNGYTNAELSNP from the exons ATGAGTTGCTTTTGTTGTATTAGTTCTCACACTAAAGATGGGAACAGAGTCGAAATTGATAATGGTGTTGAATTTGAATCCCTGCGTTTTGGTGAGGGCTGTTCAAAGGGGAGCGGTGGTGTTCGTAGTTTCAAGTTCCGTGAACTCGCCGCAGCCACAAGAGGGTTCAAGGAAGTGGATTTGCTTGGCGAGGGTGGGTTTGGACGCGTCTACAAAGGGCGTTTGGAAACAGGGCAG ATTGTTGCAGTTAAACAGCTTAATCGTGATGGGCGTCAAGGGTTTCAGGAATTCCTTGTGGAAGTTCTTATGTTGAGTTTGCTACACCATCCCAATCTTGTTACCTTGATTGGTTACTGTAGTGATGGAGATGAGAGGCTTTTGGTTTATGAGTTCATGCCTATGGGAAGCTTGGATGATCACCTTTTTG ATTTGGGTAGTGACAAAGAGCCACTGAGTTGGAATACAAGGATCAAGATTGCAATTGGTGCTGCTCGAGGCCTCGAATATCTCCACTGTGAAGCAAATCCCCCGGTCATATACCGTGACTTGAAATCAGCTAATATCTTATTGGACAATTACTTTAATCCGAAGCTTTCCGATTTCGGTCTAGCTAAACTAGGACCGGTTGGTGACAATACTCACGTTTCAACTCGAGTCATGGGAACACATGGCTATTGTGCTCCAGAGTACGCCATGAGTGGCAAGTTAACCCTCAAATCCGATATTTACAGCTTAGGCGTGGTTCTGCTCGAGCTTATTACAGGTCGTAAGGCAATCGATACTACAAGGAGAACAGGGGAGCAGAGCCTAGTTTCTTGG TCCCATCCTTTCCTGAAGGACCGAAGAAAGTTCGGGCAATTAGTCGATCCCCTATTGGAAGGACGTTTCCCTCTTCGTTGTTTGCAACAAGCAGTTGCAGTTACTGCACTGTGTCTTCAGGAACAACCATCATTTCGCCCTCATATTGGCGAAATTATTGTAGCACTCGAATACTTGGCCTCTCGAACTTATTTACAAGAACTACACATCGGTAGGACTCGACATTCCTCGCTACAACCATCACTTCCACAACAGAATGGATACACCAATGCCGAGCTATCGAATCCGTGA